In Vigna unguiculata cultivar IT97K-499-35 chromosome 3, ASM411807v1, whole genome shotgun sequence, a single genomic region encodes these proteins:
- the LOC114178602 gene encoding chloroplast sensor kinase, chloroplastic: MLVCAASAGVTHTPPHSSFSFCSSNAKSHRIFSNSVSLPITHNDNPTSDSDDALRLTVPSAAAVASAIRKASTSPVQFTQTLQSDRQTGLVLPSTDFHRLCLHQLHLFRRIVPEALLSVYVRPAGSYVMDRLELRRVALYPGDAESEGIVILVGHFTIPAGLRAAEVTLSNSQVNVVPECKAVVFPMVKHPFVVGFLVAELPLVEQEQCQEPQSEGPDNHMSVEEAYSLPPFLDLGKRSREIQTLRVKDEAVGMRDFTSEQRSNAVNISQSLAMAYVMDQKAMLLQQSTWQNNVRMGNLVEQIRGPLSSIQTLSKILSAQTKRTQISYDIVEDLLVQGNRLRDVLQQLQDAVFLTKNNIVRYNEEAIKKMNGSTHIFAESARSQLLDSYPGDDVSSNKMKNSSESLSLTAAVHDIEMPLPPLALAPLQHGIRSSNVSEVLTDLVDSVKPLAQSQKRLVELSELSSSPLLAAVEEPALRQAFSNLIEGALLRTHVGGKVEILSTAAPAGGTLVLIDDDGPDMHYMTQMHSLTPYGQELLSDGMIEDNMTWNFVAGMTVAREILESYGCVVRVVSPRIKDAPLGAGGTRIELWLPSIAKSDLSSHTQEGIA, encoded by the exons ATGCTTGTGTGTGCAGCGAGCGCAGGTGTGACTCACACTCCTCCACACTCTTCGTTCAGCTTCTGCTCTTCCAACGCCAAATCCCACCGAATTTTCTCCAATTCCGTCAGCCTCCCCATCACCCACAACGACAACCCTACCTCCGATTCCGATGACGCCCTCCGCCTCACCGTGCCTTCCGCCGCTGCTGTTGCCTCCGCCATTCGCAAGGCCTCCACCTCCCCCGTCCAGTTCACCCAGACCCTCCAGAGCGATCGCCAAACCGGACTCGTGCTTCCCAGCACTGACTTCCATCGACTCTGCCTCCACCAGCTTCACCTCTTTCGCAGGATCGTTCCCGAAGCCCTACTCTCG GTTTATGTTAGACCAGCTGGTAGTTATGTGATGGATCGGTTAGAGCTGCGACGGGTTGCTCTGTACCCTGGAGATGCAGAGTCAGAGGGCATTGTCATTCTTGTGGGTCATTTTACTATTCCTGCGGGCTTGCGTGCTGCTGAGGTCACACTTTCCAATTCGCAA GTTAATGTTGTCCCTGAATGCAAGGCTGTTGTTTTTCCGATGGTGAAACACCCTTTTGTTGTTGGTTTCTTGGTTGCCGAGCTTCCATTGGTGGAGCAGGAACAGTGTCAGGAACCTCAAAGTGAAGGTCCAGATAACCACATGTCTGTTGAGGAAGCTTATTCGTTGCCTCCCTTCTTGGATTTAGGTAAGAGGTCGAGGGAAATTCAGACCCTTCGGGTCAAGGACGAAGCAGTTGGTATGCGTGACTTCACTTCCGAGCAAAGATCAAATGCTGTCAACATTTCACAGTCTCTTGCTATGGCATATGTGATGGATCAG AAAGCAATGTTACTTCAGCAATCAACATGGCAAAATAATGTCAGAATGGGTAATCTGGTTGAGCAA ATCCGTGGTCCACTTTCCAGTATTCAAACCTTAAGTAAAATCCTATCTGCACAGACAAAGAGAACTCAG ATTTCATATGACATTGTTGAAGACCTGTTGGTGCAAGGTAATCGTTTGAGGGACGTTCTCCAACAACTACAGGATGCTGTTTTTTTGACCAAG AATAATATAGTGCGCTACAATGAAGAAGCAATCAAGAAAATGAATGGTTCTACCCACATATTTGCTGAATCAGCAAGATCTCAATTGCTAGATAGCTACCCAGGGGATGACGTCtcttcaaataaaatgaaaaactctAGTGAGTCACTTTCTCTAACTGCTGCTGTCCACGATATAGAGATGCCACTACCACCTTTAGCTCTTGCTCCATTGCAACATGGAATCAG ATCAAGCAATGTTTCTGAAGTATTGACAGACTTAGTTGATTCAGTTAAACCACTTGCCCAGAGTCAAAAACGTTTGGTGGAACTAAGTGAACTCTCATCATCACCTTTGCTAGCTGCTGTAGAAGAACCTGCACTGCGCCAGGCTTTCAGCAATCTTATTGAAGGTGCTTTACTACGGACGCATGTTGGAGGAAAGGTTGAAATATTATCTACCGCAGCACCAGCTGGTGGCACCCTTGTACTCATTGATGATGATGGACCTGATATGCACTACATG ACTCAGATGCACTCACTCACACCTTATGGGCAAGAACTGTTGTCTGATGGTATGATTGAGGACAACATGACTTGGAACTTTGTTGCTGGGATGACTGTTGCTCGTGAGATACTAGAAAGCTATGGCTGTGTCGTACGTGTCGTTTCACCTCGGATTAAAGATGCTCCTCTGGGAGCTGGGGGAACACGCATAGAACTCTGGCTTCCTTCAATTGCAAAATCTGATTTGAGCAGCCACACCCAAGAGGGTATAGCATGA